In Lacrimispora indolis DSM 755, a genomic segment contains:
- a CDS encoding DHH family phosphoesterase, which translates to MKEKFKIKGQLRTYMQWPLYLSALLIAANTVIGAASTKAGIIMAVFTLLYIGIAVWLYTYRRRLLLSGLVEFSAEYSWMQKQLLTDLEIPYGMADENGRILWGNTVFSEVLGEEKPLKLTRKNIMTIFPEITKEVLKLNEGTAVLHAARDERKYQIRLKAIYMKDSPESIVPSIGMEAAGQMLVAIYLFDETEILTYKQMVDDQKMVAGLIYLDNYDEALESVEEVRRSLLTALIDRKITKYITNMNGIVKKLEKDKYFIAIKQSYIAELKENRFSILEEVKTVNIGNEMAVTLSIGLGMNGDSYYRNYDLARIAIDMALGRGGDQAVIKDGERIQYFGGKAQQVEKTTRVKARVKAHALRELMETKDRLLIMGHRLTDIDAFGAAVGIYRIATAMDKKANVIINEVTTSVRPMLDRFVGNPDYPEDLFLTGAKAAELVDANTLLVVVDVNRPSITDAPELLRLVKTIVVLDHHRQSSEIIDNAVLSYVEPYASSSCEMVAEVLQYIADGIKIKSPEADALYAGIVIDTNNFTNQTGVRTFEAAAFLRRNGADVVRVRKLFRDNLDDYKAKAEAVRDAEIFEGCFAISVCSSEGIDSPTVVGAQAANELLDIAGIKASIVMTDYNHAVYVSARSIDEVNVQVMMEKLGGGGHRSIAGAQLAGVSIEEAKTRVKAVIKEMLEKGDIS; encoded by the coding sequence ATGAAAGAAAAGTTCAAAATAAAGGGACAGCTGAGGACGTATATGCAGTGGCCGCTTTATCTGAGCGCATTGCTGATTGCCGCCAATACGGTGATCGGCGCAGCCAGCACAAAAGCGGGCATTATCATGGCGGTTTTTACACTTCTGTATATAGGTATAGCAGTCTGGCTTTATACTTACAGAAGAAGACTTCTGCTGAGTGGCCTTGTGGAATTTTCTGCGGAATATTCCTGGATGCAGAAGCAGCTCCTTACCGATCTGGAAATTCCGTATGGGATGGCGGATGAAAACGGAAGGATTCTCTGGGGAAATACAGTGTTTTCAGAGGTGTTGGGGGAAGAAAAGCCTCTAAAGCTTACAAGAAAGAACATCATGACCATTTTTCCGGAGATAACAAAGGAAGTGTTAAAGCTTAACGAGGGTACGGCTGTTCTTCATGCCGCACGGGATGAACGGAAATACCAGATCCGCTTAAAGGCCATTTATATGAAGGATTCACCGGAATCTATTGTTCCATCCATTGGCATGGAGGCTGCCGGGCAGATGCTTGTGGCAATCTATCTTTTTGATGAAACAGAGATTCTTACTTATAAGCAGATGGTGGATGACCAGAAGATGGTGGCCGGCCTTATTTATCTGGATAATTATGATGAGGCTCTGGAGAGTGTGGAAGAGGTACGACGTTCCCTGCTTACTGCCCTCATTGACCGGAAGATCACCAAATACATCACCAATATGAACGGGATCGTTAAGAAGCTGGAAAAGGATAAATATTTTATTGCCATTAAGCAGTCCTATATTGCGGAACTTAAGGAGAACCGTTTTTCCATTTTGGAAGAAGTAAAAACCGTCAATATCGGCAATGAGATGGCAGTGACCTTAAGCATTGGCCTTGGAATGAACGGAGACAGCTATTACCGGAATTACGATTTGGCAAGAATCGCCATTGATATGGCCCTGGGACGGGGAGGCGACCAGGCGGTGATTAAGGATGGTGAACGGATCCAGTATTTCGGAGGTAAGGCCCAGCAGGTAGAAAAAACCACCCGCGTAAAGGCCCGTGTAAAGGCTCATGCGCTCAGGGAGCTGATGGAGACAAAGGACCGGCTGTTGATCATGGGACACCGTTTAACAGATATTGATGCCTTTGGCGCTGCGGTTGGAATTTACCGCATTGCGACGGCCATGGATAAAAAGGCCAATGTCATCATCAATGAAGTGACTACCTCGGTCCGCCCCATGCTGGACCGTTTTGTGGGAAATCCTGATTACCCGGAGGATTTATTTTTAACAGGAGCTAAAGCAGCAGAGCTGGTGGACGCCAATACTCTTTTGGTGGTGGTGGATGTAAACCGTCCCAGCATTACCGATGCGCCGGAGCTTCTTCGTCTTGTAAAGACCATTGTGGTTCTGGACCATCACAGACAGAGCAGTGAGATCATTGATAATGCGGTTCTTTCTTATGTGGAACCCTATGCATCCTCTTCCTGTGAAATGGTAGCGGAGGTGCTGCAGTACATTGCAGATGGAATCAAGATCAAATCACCGGAAGCAGATGCCCTTTATGCAGGGATCGTCATTGATACCAATAATTTCACTAACCAGACAGGTGTCAGGACCTTTGAAGCGGCCGCTTTCTTAAGAAGAAACGGTGCGGACGTAGTCCGTGTGCGGAAGCTGTTCCGGGATAACTTAGATGACTATAAGGCAAAAGCGGAAGCCGTGCGTGATGCGGAGATTTTCGAGGGCTGCTTTGCCATCAGCGTATGTTCCTCGGAAGGAATCGATAGTCCTACGGTCGTAGGTGCTCAGGCAGCCAATGAGCTGCTGGACATAGCCGGAATCAAGGCCTCCATCGTAATGACAGATTATAATCATGCGGTGTATGTAAGCGCCCGTTCCATTGATGAAGTCAATGTACAGGTCATGATGGAAAAGCTGGGCGGAGGAGGTCACCGCAGCATTGCAGGTGCACAGCTTGCAGGTGTCAGCATTGAAGAAGCCAAAACCCGCGTAAAAGCGGTTATTAAAGAGATGTTAGAGAAGGGAGACATATCATAA
- a CDS encoding LytR/AlgR family response regulator transcription factor, with translation MCIRVIVVDNSEELLVKLTRILKEIDGVELCGSFNEAITAMQYVRENSIDMVFSDVVMPDISGITLAAKLYELPNPPEVVLLSGIPGFSLEAWKIRAFGFIIKPYTKTQIVKMINQYIIERSRVV, from the coding sequence ATGTGCATCAGAGTCATAGTAGTAGATAACTCGGAGGAATTATTAGTTAAACTGACTCGTATTTTAAAGGAAATAGATGGAGTTGAGTTATGCGGCAGCTTTAATGAAGCCATTACAGCCATGCAATATGTGAGAGAAAATTCGATAGATATGGTGTTTTCAGATGTGGTCATGCCAGACATCAGCGGAATTACTCTTGCTGCTAAGCTCTATGAGCTTCCCAACCCGCCGGAGGTGGTACTTCTTTCCGGAATTCCCGGTTTTTCGCTGGAGGCATGGAAAATCCGGGCTTTTGGCTTTATCATAAAACCCTATACAAAAACGCAGATAGTTAAAATGATCAATCAATATATAATAGAAAGAAGCAGAGTGGTATAA